Proteins found in one Planococcus citri chromosome 2, ihPlaCitr1.1, whole genome shotgun sequence genomic segment:
- the LOC135834956 gene encoding uncharacterized protein LOC135834956 has translation MMKSAVLCLVLTLTIVYADDEEYQRDIRQSPVFFQNGPPPRGAQPQKGQQPFPGTLVPKFIPFGGAPPQGFRPAPQVVDEEEEEEIEKNSIAPSPSTPPQQQFLHFRQSQASPQQVIQFRPTSPLPPQQPIAAAQILQPQQAILKGRPNQQDFQLRRPQNIKNQLGPQALSEEELEEKEEPDRLTELLPQSKFSCNGKKTGYYADDGLNCEVFHYCQDNARHSWICPEGFSFHQVHLICMPPSSDNICQQSSQFHFVNDFLYRPINAEEAQTRPNVTIRYADRYYPENYYEGPQDEEAGENVRSFQQRQPPPQFQVQAQQPRPARPTQPQFQATLRPLAQLPQHFTRQPINNQAFHSPEEVNIPLQSRRPTPAVSQRGGHPPPQQQQNFDFENRK, from the exons ATGATGAAATCAGCAGTGCTGTGCCTTGTGCTAACATTAACGATAGTATATGCAGATGACGAAGAATACCAAAGAGATATAAGGCAGTCgccagtattttttcaaaatggtccaCCTCCTAGAGGAGCTCAACCTCAAAAAGGCCAACAACCATTTCCCGGTACATTAGTTCCTAAATTTATACCTTTCGGTGGCGCTCCTCCGCAAGGTTTCAGACCAGCACCTCAAGTAGTCGAtgaagaagaggaagaagaaatAGAAAAGAATTCAATCGCTCCGTCGCCGTCGACTCCTCCTCAgcaacaatttttgcattttagacAATCTCAAGCTTCACCCCAACAA GTTATTCAATTCAGACCAACATCACCTTTACCACCTCAACAACCAATCGCAGCAGCTCAAATTTTACAACCGCAGCAAGCTATTTTGAAAGGACGTCCTAACCAACAAGATTTCCAATTACGTAGACCTCAAAATATCAAGAATCAATTAGGCCCTCAAGCTTTATCG GAAGAAGAATTAGAAGAGAAAGAAGAACCAGATAGGTTGACAGAACTTCTACCTCAATCAAAATTCAGTTGTAATGGCAAGAAAACTGGTTACTACGCTGATGATGGATTAAACTGCGAAGTGTTCCATTACTGTCAAGATAACGCAAGACATTCGTGGATATGTCCTGAAGGATTTTCATTCCACCag GTCCATTTGATTTGCATGCCACCCAGCAGTGATAATATTTGCCAGCAATCTTCGCAGTTCCATTTCGTCAACGATTTCTTATACAGACCTATCAACGCCGAAGAAGCTCAAACTCGTCCGAATGTAACTATCCGATACGCCGATCGTTACTATCCGGAGAACTATTACGAAGGTCCACAAGACGAGGAAGCCGGTGAAAATGTCCGAAGCTTTCAACAAAGACAACCACCACCACAGTTCCAAGTCCAAGCTCAACAACCAAGGCCGGCGAGACCAACGCAACCGCAATTCCAAGCTACTTTAAGACCTTTAGCTCAGTTACCGCAGCATTTTACCAGACAGCCGATTAACAATCAAGCTTTCCATTCGCCCGAAGAAGTAAATATTCCATTACAAAGTAGAAGACCTACTCCAGCTGTATCTCAAAGAGGTGGTCATCCGCCTcctcaacaacaacaaaatttcgatttcgaaaatCGTAAATAA